In one window of Azotobacter salinestris DNA:
- a CDS encoding DUF3015 domain-containing protein, which produces MKRILLGSLFAIASVNAFAEAPGGPGCGWGNMLFKGQRGMASHLVASTTNGSSGNATFGMTSGTNGCRTDGALAYHGKSMLVLGGIMDELSEDMAKGEGEALSTYAVVLGVQPEDRAYFAAVTREHFMEIFSSADVTAEDVHNATLAVLKKDARLAKYAEQA; this is translated from the coding sequence ATGAAAAGGATTCTGCTGGGTTCCCTGTTCGCCATCGCCTCCGTCAATGCCTTCGCCGAGGCGCCGGGTGGTCCGGGCTGCGGCTGGGGCAACATGCTGTTCAAGGGACAACGCGGTATGGCCTCGCACCTGGTCGCCTCGACCACCAACGGTTCCTCGGGCAACGCCACCTTCGGCATGACCTCCGGCACCAACGGCTGCCGTACCGACGGTGCCCTGGCCTACCATGGCAAGTCGATGCTGGTGCTGGGCGGCATCATGGACGAGCTTTCCGAGGACATGGCCAAGGGCGAAGGCGAAGCCCTGAGCACCTACGCCGTGGTGCTCGGCGTGCAGCCGGAAGACCGTGCCTACTTCGCCGCCGTGACCCGTGAGCACTTCATGGAAATCTTCAGCTCCGCCGACGTCACCGCCGAGGACGTGCACAACGCCACCCTGGCCGTGCTGAAGAAGGACGCCCGTCTGGCCAAATACGCCGAACAGGCCTGA
- a CDS encoding Lon protease family protein, translating into MPDSVAAGLRLAPDELTRPFDPAQFAFTSTDELEPFRGVLGQERAVEALQFGVAMPRPGYNVYVMGEPGTGRFSYVKRYLQAEAKRLETPSDWVYVNHFDEPREPRSLQLAAGSASEFIADLNLLVDNLLATFPAVFETPTYQQKKSAIDRGFNQRYDRALDCIERQALDKGIALYRDSANIAFTPMKDGKTLDEGEFALLPEAERERFHEDIGYLEDRLNEELSSLPQWKRESSNQLRQLNEETITVALQPLLAPLSEKYAENSGICAYLQAMQVNLLRTVVEQLSDENAADAQRRALLVEQYCPSLVVGHHCQGGAPVVFEPHPTYDNLFGRIEYGTDQGALYTSYRQLRPGALHRANGGFLILEAERLLGEPFVWDALKRALHSRQLKMESPLAELGRLATVTLTPQVIPLQVKVVIVGSRQLYYALQEVDPDFQEMFRVLVDFDEEIPLGNDSLEQFAQLLKTRTSEEGMAPLTGPAVARLATYSARLAEHQGRLSARIGDLFQLVSEADFIRHLAGEALTDVGHIERALKAKETRTGRVSARILDDMLAGIILIDTAGAATGKCNGLTVLEIGDSVFGVPARISATVYPGGSGIVDIEREVNLGQPIHSKGVMILTGYLGSRYAQEFPLEISASIALEQSYGYVDGDSASLGEVCTLISALSRTPLKQCFAITGSINQFGEVQAVGGVNEKIEGFFRLCEARGLTGEQGVIIPRANVTNLMLDERVLQAVRAGCFHVYAVRQVDEALSLLLGEPAGAPDGQGRFPVGSVNARVVERLREIAEMGMEEDSGKPKEPQIGLQE; encoded by the coding sequence ATGCCCGACTCCGTTGCTGCCGGCCTGCGCCTGGCACCCGATGAGCTGACCCGTCCCTTCGATCCCGCCCAGTTCGCCTTCACCAGTACCGACGAGCTGGAACCCTTTCGCGGCGTGCTCGGTCAGGAGCGTGCGGTGGAGGCGTTGCAGTTCGGCGTGGCGATGCCGCGCCCGGGGTACAACGTCTATGTCATGGGCGAGCCGGGCACCGGCCGCTTCTCCTACGTCAAGCGCTACCTGCAGGCCGAGGCCAAGCGCCTGGAAACGCCGTCCGACTGGGTCTATGTCAATCACTTCGACGAGCCCCGCGAACCGCGCTCGCTGCAGCTCGCGGCGGGCAGCGCCAGCGAGTTCATCGCCGACCTCAATCTGCTGGTCGACAATCTGCTGGCAACCTTTCCGGCGGTGTTCGAGACGCCGACCTATCAGCAGAAGAAGAGCGCCATCGACCGCGGCTTCAATCAGCGCTACGACCGCGCCCTGGACTGCATCGAGCGCCAGGCGCTGGACAAGGGCATCGCCCTGTACCGCGACAGCGCCAACATCGCCTTCACCCCGATGAAGGACGGCAAGACGCTGGACGAGGGCGAGTTCGCCCTGCTGCCGGAGGCCGAGCGCGAGCGTTTCCACGAGGACATCGGCTACCTCGAGGACCGTCTCAACGAGGAGCTGTCCAGCCTGCCGCAGTGGAAGCGCGAGTCGAGCAACCAGCTGCGCCAGCTCAACGAGGAAACCATCACGGTGGCCCTGCAGCCGCTGCTCGCGCCGCTTTCGGAAAAGTATGCAGAAAATTCCGGAATCTGCGCTTATCTTCAGGCGATGCAGGTCAATCTGCTGCGCACCGTGGTCGAGCAACTGAGCGACGAGAACGCCGCCGATGCCCAGCGGCGTGCGCTGCTGGTCGAGCAGTACTGCCCGAGCCTGGTGGTCGGCCACCACTGCCAGGGGGGCGCGCCGGTGGTGTTCGAGCCGCACCCGACCTACGACAACCTGTTCGGCCGCATCGAGTACGGCACCGATCAGGGCGCGCTCTACACCAGTTATCGCCAGTTGCGTCCGGGCGCGCTGCACCGCGCCAACGGCGGTTTCCTGATCCTCGAGGCGGAGCGTCTGCTCGGCGAGCCCTTCGTCTGGGATGCCCTCAAGCGCGCCCTGCATTCGCGCCAGCTGAAGATGGAGTCGCCACTGGCCGAGCTGGGGCGCCTGGCGACCGTGACCCTCACCCCCCAGGTCATCCCGCTGCAGGTCAAGGTGGTGATCGTCGGCTCCCGCCAGCTCTATTACGCGCTGCAGGAGGTGGATCCCGACTTCCAGGAGATGTTCCGCGTGCTGGTGGACTTCGACGAGGAGATCCCCCTCGGCAACGACAGCCTCGAGCAGTTCGCCCAGTTGCTCAAGACACGCACCTCGGAGGAGGGCATGGCGCCCCTGACCGGTCCGGCCGTGGCACGCCTGGCGACCTACAGCGCGCGTCTGGCCGAGCATCAGGGGCGGCTGTCGGCGCGCATCGGCGATCTCTTCCAACTGGTCAGCGAGGCCGACTTCATCCGCCACCTGGCCGGCGAGGCCCTGACCGACGTCGGCCACATCGAGCGCGCCCTGAAGGCCAAGGAAACCCGCACCGGACGGGTTTCGGCGCGCATTCTCGACGACATGCTCGCCGGCATCATCCTGATCGACACCGCGGGTGCGGCGACCGGCAAATGCAACGGGCTCACCGTGCTGGAGATCGGCGACTCCGTGTTCGGCGTGCCGGCGCGGATCTCCGCCACCGTCTATCCGGGCGGTTCGGGGATCGTCGACATCGAGCGCGAGGTCAACCTCGGCCAGCCGATCCACTCCAAGGGCGTGATGATCCTCACCGGCTACCTCGGCAGCCGCTATGCCCAGGAGTTTCCCCTGGAGATCTCGGCGAGCATCGCCCTGGAGCAGTCCTACGGCTACGTCGACGGCGACAGCGCCTCGCTCGGCGAGGTCTGCACGCTGATCTCGGCGTTGTCGCGCACCCCGCTCAAGCAGTGCTTCGCCATCACCGGCTCGATCAACCAGTTCGGCGAGGTGCAGGCGGTCGGTGGGGTCAACGAGAAGATCGAGGGCTTCTTCCGTCTCTGCGAGGCGCGCGGTCTGACCGGCGAGCAGGGAGTGATCATCCCGCGCGCCAACGTCACCAATCTGATGCTTGACGAGCGCGTGCTGCAGGCGGTGCGCGCCGGATGCTTCCATGTCTATGCGGTGCGCCAGGTGGACGAGGCGCTCAGCCTGCTGCTCGGCGAACCGGCCGGCGCACCGGACGGGCAGGGCCGCTTCCCGGTCGGCAGCGTCAATGCACGGGTGGTCGAGCGGCTGCGGGAAATCGCCGAAATGGGCATGGAGGAGGATTCGGGCAAGCCGAAGGAGCCGCAGATCGGCCTTCAGGAGTGA
- a CDS encoding TIGR00645 family protein, translating to MERFLENAMYASRWLLAPIYIGLSLALLALTLKFFQELYHLLPHVFEMAEAELILVLLSMIDMSLVGGLLVMVMISGYENFVSQLDIDEGKEKLDWLGKMDSGSLKLKVAASIVAISSIHLLRVFMDAQKIPNDKLLWYVLIHMTFVISAFVMSYLEKMAKKAH from the coding sequence ATGGAACGTTTTCTCGAGAATGCGATGTATGCCTCTCGCTGGCTGCTGGCGCCGATCTATATCGGTCTGTCCCTGGCCCTGCTGGCGCTGACCCTGAAGTTCTTCCAGGAGCTCTATCATCTGTTGCCACATGTGTTCGAGATGGCCGAGGCGGAGCTGATCCTGGTCCTGCTGTCGATGATCGACATGTCGCTGGTCGGCGGCCTGCTGGTGATGGTGATGATTTCCGGCTACGAGAACTTCGTGTCCCAGCTGGACATCGACGAAGGCAAGGAAAAGCTCGACTGGCTGGGCAAGATGGACTCCGGCTCGCTGAAGCTGAAGGTGGCCGCCTCCATCGTCGCGATCTCCTCGATCCACCTGCTGCGCGTGTTCATGGATGCGCAGAAGATCCCCAACGACAAGCTGCTCTGGTACGTGCTCATCCACATGACCTTCGTCATTTCCGCCTTCGTCATGAGTTATCTGGAGAAGATGGCCAAGAAGGCCCATTGA
- a CDS encoding TraR/DksA family transcriptional regulator, translating to MSDAFDPQDTLDRLYRDYRQRAEALRDDLAQPHDTDATERAGERQNDEVLQALLAEAEAGMRQVERARQRLAEGRYGICRRCGQPIEPARLAALPVAELCLHCAGLEH from the coding sequence ATGTCCGACGCCTTCGATCCACAGGACACCCTCGATCGTCTGTACCGGGACTATCGGCAGCGCGCCGAGGCCCTCCGCGACGATCTGGCCCAGCCGCACGACACGGATGCCACCGAGCGCGCCGGCGAGCGGCAGAACGACGAGGTCCTGCAGGCCCTGCTGGCCGAGGCCGAGGCCGGCATGCGCCAGGTCGAGCGGGCGCGCCAGCGGTTGGCGGAGGGCCGCTACGGTATCTGCCGGCGTTGTGGCCAGCCCATCGAGCCGGCGCGGCTGGCGGCGTTGCCGGTCGCCGAGCTCTGCCTGCACTGTGCCGGGCTGGAGCACTGA